A genomic stretch from Arachis stenosperma cultivar V10309 chromosome 3, arast.V10309.gnm1.PFL2, whole genome shotgun sequence includes:
- the LOC130969743 gene encoding uncharacterized protein LOC130969743, whose translation MPPSLAMRFSPAKEPRQDGLLFRERQDDDDDLALFIEMESKENFLLQPSDDLEDPFSMQLRHFPDTKVRISIHGQGETSDLLNADDDENDYGWLFTPPDTPLFPSLDDEPQQINVVGRGSSQSKPISISRSSTMERSYVRRSSTPTPRRTSTGSVGPAISSGIRGASPVKTSRGNFASPKIRAWQTSSSNFSCAAPPNLCTSLADPPKIPASRNGRDSTSKFSRQSVSPTASWSSSSFLSQDRDQFSSYSKDSVASSGADDVDSLQSIPVGSLDRANSIKGGSRSNVKYPTSKKSSSMASPNSAPKRSFDSALRQMDRKSHQKMFRPLLSSVPSTTFYVGKANSAKCSLVYSDSSATSISNVSSDHGRSCAQDTKGSDQNQDDRVKGTEKILYSDIHEEVFSFDEIDILNENIGCVIKDESIDLLHNETIQPKINLDPAESKDSIHHDIDTELNVTSKTSNVRGDISEPACFENIATCSSCGCCYEVTEQAEKYIKLCPQCSRENTLLRHNIAETNLEVSNDSSESSTNFPAEQKPLAEIDQQPVGSDAGNMRVFLDEQEAKGSQSSSPEVIQGHLQQGPTPSSSVEESAQMHSCQLEVDQSGIDYKKPDNHLTDQELYHSQDRPNLKVNHLLEGNGISVLLRRSRSSRGTIVQGRTVTAATLSYDDLYFPRGSVNGIRRSTGHHSYSALSSVDFSPAKHSEFHVQRQSIGKKLNVDCKHDPRIKCPSTASSISGTSNHSHHGLDFMVPETSINTGCGILQDKPKDVCEFQASEDAVTYVIDASIVPIFVEEDKLEKHDYSRVTDASETEMLSQAIGVRSDDNLITSFRNYGDCISYSYVDDHPDHASSISNTEASLKDPMSSLDEKNGIKITNVDGRDALVSTNNSAIIKSEIEGENFCQNDSGVADGNLSMVSKCTVDESQEHSVLHSSNDSPRDFVSELNTAEYSHGIEGSTITVECQGAGNTRSLTLEEATDTILFCSSIIHDLAYQAATIAMEKELLDPLEGSEPTVTILEKANSDKKDSRNRMDSKRPSKPQKVKPTTPETDVKSLFANKTEKDENVHKSLPRTIGLLDKVEGLKPPPNKLESKCNCIIM comes from the exons ATGCCACCTTCCTTAGCAATGAGATTCTCTCCGGCGAAAGAACCAAGACAAGACGGATTGCTTTTCAGGGAGAGACAAGATGATGATGACGATCTTGCTTTGTTCATTGAAATGGAGTCCAAAGAGAATTTTCTACTTCAGCCATCGGATGACTTGGAAGATCCATTTT CTATGCAGTTGAGGCATTTTCCGGATACCAAGGTTAGGATTTCCATTCATGGCCAAGGAGAAACCAGTGACTTGCTCAATGCAGATGATGACGAAAATGACTATGGCTG GTTGTTCACACCCCCTGACACACCACTGTTTCCTTCATTAGATGATGAACCACAACAAATAAATGTTGTAGGCAGAGGAAGTTCTCAGAGTAAACCCATTTCCATATCAAGATCTTCAACG ATGGAGAGAAGTTATGTAAGAAGAAGTTCAACTCCTACCCCTCGGAGGACCAGCACTGGCTCCGTTGGTCCTGCAATCTCATCAGGGATTAGAGGAGCTTCGCCTGTTAAGACAAGCCGTGGGAACTTTGCTTCACCAAAGATAAGAGCATGGCAAACTAGTTCTTCCAATTTCTCTTGTGCTGCTCCTCCCAATCTCTGTACTTCTTTGGCTGATCCACCAAAAATTCCAGCATCCCGAAATGGTAGGGATTCAACCAGCAAATTCAGTAGGCAATCAGTGTCTCCTACTGCTTCTTGGAGTAGCAGCTCTTTTCTCAGTCAAGATCGAGATCAATTCAGTTCATACAGCAAGGATTCTGTTGCATCATCTGGTGCTGATGATGTAGACTCTCTTCAATCTATCCCAGTGGGAAGTTTAGATAGAGCAAATTCAATAAAGGGTGGTTCACGTTCCAATGTCAAATATCCTACTTCCAAGAAATCGTCCAGCATGGCGTCCCCAAATTCTGCTCCTAAAAGATCATTTGATTCTGCTCTCCGGCAGATG GATAGAAAAAGTCATCAGAAAATGTTCAGACCACTTCTATCTAGTGTGCCAAGTACAACTTTTTATGTTGGGAAAGCAAATTCGGCAAAATGTTCCCTTGTATACAGCGATTCTTCTGCTACTTCAATCAGCAATGTGAGCTCTGATCATGGAAGAAGTTGTGCACAAGACACCAAAGGGAGTGACCAAAATCAAGATGACAGGGTAAAGGGAACTGAGAAGATATTatattctgatattcatgaAGAAGTATTTTCCTTTGATGAAATCGATATATTAAATGAAAATATTGGATGTGTAATCAAGGATGAATCAATTGATCTCCTGCACAATGAAACTATACAGCCTAAGATTAATTTAGATCCTGCTGAATCTAAAGATTCTATCCATCATGATATTGATACAGAATTAAATGTAACTTCAAAAACTTCCAATGTCAGAGGTGATATTTCTGAACCTGCCTGTTTTGAAAATATAGCAACTTGTTCTAGTTGTGGTTGTTGCTATGAGGTCACCGAACAAGCTGAGAAGTATATCAAGCTTTGTCCGCAGTGCAGCAGGGAAAACACCTTATTGAGACATAACATTGCAGAGACAAATTTGGAAGTTTCCAACGACTCTTCAGAGAGTTCTACAAATTTCCCTGCAGAACAAAAACCATTAGCTGAAATAGATCAACAACCAGTTGGGTCTGATGCGGGTAACATGAGAGTTTTTCTTGATGAACAAGAAGCCAAGGGAAGTCAATCTTCGTCCCCTGAAGTAATTCAGGGTCACTTGCAACAAGGTCCTACTCCAAGTTCAtctgtggaggaaagtgcacagaTGCACTCCTGCCAGCTAGAGGTGGATCAATCAGGGATTGATTACAAGAAGCCAGATAATCATCTTACGGATCAAGAGTTATATCATTCCCAGGATCGCCCAAATTTGAAAGTGAACCACCTCTTGGAAGGCAATGGCATTTCTGTATTGTTGAGAAGGTCAAGGAGCAGCAGAGGAACCATAGTTCAGGGCAGGACTGTCACTGCCGCAACCTTATCTTATGATGATCTTTATTTTCCAAGAGGCAGTGTAAATGGTATAAGAAGATCAACTGGGCATCATAGTTATTCTGCCTTATCATCTGTTGATTTCAGCCCAGCAAAACATTCTGAATTTCATGTGCAAAGGCAGTCAATTGGCAAGAAATTGAATGTTGACTGCAAACATGACCCAAGGATCAAGTGTCCAAGCACTGCTTCATCTATCTCTGGAACGTCAAACCATTCTCACCATGGTTTAGATTTTATGGTACCAGAAACTTCTATCAATACAGGATGTGGCATACTGCAGGATAAGCCTAAAGATGTATGTGAATTCCAAGCTTCGGAAGATGCAGTGACATATGTAATCGATGCTTCTATAGTTCCAATTTTTGTTGAAGAAGATAAACTTGAAAAACATGATTATAGCAGAGTAACTGATGCTTCTGAAACAGAAATGTTAAGCCAGGCTATTGGTGTACGGTCAGATGACAATTTGATAACATCTTTTCGAAATTATGGAGATTGTATTTCATACAGTTATGTTGACGACCATCCAGATCATGCTAGCAGCATCTCAAATACAGAAGCATCGCTTAAGGATCCAATGTCATCTCTTGATGAGAAAAATGGTATCAAAATCACCAATGTTGATGGAAGGGATGCTTTGGTTAGTACCAACAATTCTGCAATTATAAAATCAGAAATAGAAGGAGAAAACTTTTGCCAGAATGATAGTGGTGTGGCAGATGGGAATCTGTCAATGGTATCAAAGTGCACTGTGGATGAATCTCAGGAACATTCTGTCCTACATTCTTCCAATGATTCTCCTAGAGATTTTGTTTCTGAGCTCAATACCGCAGAATACTCCCATGGCATAG AGGGATCAACAATTACAGTGGAGTGTCAAGGTGCTGGCAACACTAGAAGCCTTACACTTGAAGAAGCAACAGATACCATACTCTTTTGCAGCTCTATAATCCACGATCTTGCATATCAGGCTGCAACAATAGCAATGGAAAAGGAACTCTTAGACCCTCTTGAAGGTTCTGAACCAACAGTGACTATATTGGAGAAGGCCAATTCTGATAAAAAGGATTCTCGAAACCGAATGGATAGCAAGCGCCCTTCCAAGCCCCAAAAAGTGAAGCCAACAACACCGGAAACTGATGTAAAATCTCTTTTTGCTAATAAGACTGAGAAGGATGAAAACGTGCACAAGTCTTTGCCACGCACCATTGGGCTTCTCGATAAGGTAGAGGGCCTGAAGCCACCCCCTAATAAGCTTGAATCAAAGTGTAATTGCATTATAATGTGA
- the LOC130967567 gene encoding LOW QUALITY PROTEIN: ATP-dependent DNA helicase Q-like 5 (The sequence of the model RefSeq protein was modified relative to this genomic sequence to represent the inferred CDS: substituted 2 bases at 2 genomic stop codons), producing the protein MDSDSDSDGSHVSATPPRRATPSPPPPQPPPPPQPPRVPSGKSRIRTKTSSSKKRPSAPDKTQSKHDPLPEPSHQLQDPFSLPTALPFQIRRSSDCDPAPPSTSQPLETLPAGFFSKSASFSKIRRHSISFEASGNEPLLDSTSNLGTNVGLDYARAFPEGEKGQCGRREEEGLGFGSRDKRKFGKIEEEEERGGLGAVSREKESFGKRGEAEEGFGVGVGSRVKGTSGKRQHPNLIGANAPLPAVKLQKCGGEGNFVKLNLSGGGKRRKFMNKGYKKSGRFSGGRRYTRRSRGKVGRQGKEDQEELGFDDEEGLVTESGQKKQKQTCRASEVQLKLVDEAVSAAQAEPSDENLVNLLSLVYGYDSFRDGQLEAIKMVLTGKSTMLILPTGAGKSLCYQLPALILPGITLVVSPLVALMIDQLRQLPPVIRGGCLSSSQTSEEAAETLNQLRQGAVKVLFVSPERFLNEEFLSVISGMSGISLLVVDEAHCISEWSHNFRPSFMRLRASLLRKRLNVGTILAMTATATNTTLDAIMSALDIPCTNIIQKTQLRDNFHLSVSLLKNRQVRCFDFLLXPAFFPYLIXTLVNLYILTEHNRMKDLLVLMKSSPFAEVQSIIIYCKFQSETDLISRYLNDNNISAKSYHGGMSSKERNYVQELFTSNKIRVVVATVAFGMGLDKSDVGAVIHYSLPKSLEEYVQEIGRAGRDGRLSYCHLFYDDETYFKLRSLMYSEGVDEYTVNKFLHEVFPAEKSSCGRICSLIKESSSRKFDMKEEVMLTILTRLELGDVKYLYLLPQINATCNLTFHKTPPPMLAQRNYAVAVILKRSEYKQGLYVFDIPSVANDVGVTAVELTNQLYNLKLTGEITYEMKDLAYCYKIIQVPTDFFSLSTAVTQWLSDVESCKVQKIDVMLNAANFAINLCDKMHGCSDNNHTPCLQTKILDYFAGVDDNNDSCKKIGQSSPFLRADIKVFLQSNSQAKFTPRAVARIMHGIASPAYPSTIWCRTHFWGRYTHIDFKVVMEAAKAELKNLVGKDTL; encoded by the exons ATGGACTCCGATTCTGACTCTGACGGATCCCATGTCTCTGCAACTCCTCCACGACGAGCAACTCCATCACCGCCGCCACCACAACCTCCGCCGCCGCCACAACCACCTCGTGTTCCTTCCGGAAAATCTAGAATCAGAACCAAAACCTCGAGCTCCAAGAAGCGCCCTTCTGCACCCGATAAAACCCAATCCAAACACGATCCGCTACCCGAACCAAGCCACCAACTCCAAGACCCTTTCTCCCTCCCGACCGCTCTACCGTTTCAAATTCGTCGGTCCTCCGACTGTGACCCCGCACCCCCGTCCACTTCCCAGCCCCTCGAAACCCTCCCGGCGGGGTTCTTCTCCAAATCCGCTTCCTTCTCGAAGATCCGAAGACATTCTATAAGTTTTGAAGCTTCTGGAAACGAACCGCTACTCGATTCTACGTCCAATCTGGGCACCAATGTTGGACTTGATTATGCTCGTGCTTTCCCCGAAGGAGAAAAGGGGCAATGTGgaaggagagaagaagaaggactCGGGTTTGGTTCCAGAGATAAGAGGAAATTtggaaagatagaagaagaggaagaaagaggaGGACTTGGAGCTGTTTCTAGAGAAAAGGAGAGCTTTGGAAAGAGAGGAGAAGCAGAAGAAGGATTTGGAGTTGGAGTTGGTTCTAGAGTAAAGGGGACATCCGGGAAGAGGCAGCATCCTAACCTGATAGGGGCAAATGCACCATTGCCAGCCGTGAAGCTGCAAAAATGTGGCGGGGAAGGGAACTTTGTGAAATTGAACTTGAGTGGTGGTGGTAAGAGGAGGAAGTTTATGAACAAGGGGTACAAGAAAAGTGGGAGATTTTCTGGCGGTAGAAGGTACACAAGAAGAAGTAGAGGTAAAGTGGGACGTCAAGGGAAGGAGGATCAAGAGGAACTTGGTTTTGATGATGAAGAAGGGTTGGTTACAGAGAGTGGGCAAAAGAAGCAAAAGCAGACTTGCAGAGCTAGTGAGGTTCAGTTGAAATTGGTGGACGAAGCAGTGTCTGCTGCTCAAGCTGAGCCTTCGGATGAGAATTTGGTGAACTTGCTGAGCTTGGTTTATGGCTATGATAGTTTTCGAGATGGGCAGCTGGAGGCAATCAAGATGGTTCTTACCGGGAAGTCTACCATGCTTATTTTGCCAACTGGTGCAGGGAAGTCACTCTGCTATCAGCTGCCTGCCTTGATTTTGCCTGGGATTACCCTAGTTGTCAGTCCATTGGTGGCCTTGATGATTGATCAGCTAAGGCAACTGCCCCCTGTGATTAGGGGTGGTTGTTTAAGCAGCAGTCAG ACATCTGAGGAAGCAGCTGAAACACTCAACCAGCTTAGACAAGGTGCAGTGAAG GTGCTTTTTGTTTCCCCAGAGCGCTTCCTGAATGAGGAGTTTCTGTCTGTTATTTCTGGTATGTCAGGCATCTCACTTCTTGTTGTTGATGAAGCACACTGTATTTCTGAATG GTCTCACAATTTCCGACCATCATTCATGAGACTTAGAGCATCTTTGCTCCGTAAAAGGCTTAATGTAGGTACTATTCTTGCAATGACAGCAACTGCTACAAACACAACTTTAGATGCCATCATGTCTGCTCTAGATATTCCTTGCACAAATATTATTCAAAAGACACAACTAAGGGACAATTTTCATTTATCGGTGTCTTTGCTGAAAAATAGGCAAGTTAGATGCTTTGATTTTCTGCTTTAACCTGCATTTTTTCCTTACCTTATCTGAACTTTGGTTAACTTATACATACTTACTGAACATAATAGAATGAAAGACCTTCTGGTTCTCATGAAGTCTTCTCCTTTTGCTGAAGTTCAAAGCATTATCATATACTGCAAATTTCAG TCTGAAACTGATTTGATTAGCCGATACTTGAATGATAACAATATCTCGGCAAAG AGTTATCATGGTGGTATGAGTTCAAAGGAACGCAACTATGTCCAAGAGTTGTTTACCTCCAACAAGATCAGAGTg GTTGTTGCAACTGTGGCATTTGGTATGGGACTGGATAAAAGTGATGTTGGAGCT GTAATTCATTATAGTCTGCCTAAAAGTCTGGAGGAGTATGTGCAg GAGATAGGCCGTGCTGGAAGGGATGGGAGGTTGTCCTATTGTCACCTATTCTATGATGATGAAACATATTTCAAACTTCGCAGTCTAATGTACAg TGAAGGAGTAGATGAATACACAGTGAACAAATTTCTGCATGAAGTGTTTCCTGCTGAGAAGAGCTCCTGTGGGAGAATATGTTCGTTAATTAAAGAATCTTCTTCACGCAAGTTTGATATGAAAGAAGAG GTGATGCTAACAATTTTGACACGCTTGGAGTTGGGAGATGTGAAGTACTTGTATTTACTTCCACAGATAAATGCAACTTGCAATTTGACATTTCATAAG ACTCCCCCACCTATGCTTGCCCAAAGGAATTATGCTGTTGCTGTTATTCTGAAGAG ATCTGAATATAAGCAAGGGCTGTATGTTTTTGACATTCCATCCGTGGCAAATGACGTGGGGGTTACAGCAGTTGAGTTAACAAATCAGTTGTACAATCTCAAG TTAACGGGAGAAATAACTTATGAAATGAAGGATTTGGCCTACTGTTATAAGATTATTCAAGTCCCGACGGACTTTTTCTCGCTATCAACAGCTGTTACCCAATGGTTATCAGATGTTGAAAGTTGTAAG GTACAAAAGATAGATGTAATGCTTAATGCTGCAAATTTTGCCATAAATTTATGTGACAAGATGCATGGTTGCAGTGATAACAATCACACACCATGCTTGCAAACGAAAATATTGGATTACTTTGCTGGAGTTGATGATAACAATGATTCCTGCAAGAAAATTGGTCAAAGCAG CCCTTTCCTGCGGGCTGATATTAAG GTCTTTCTTCAGAGCAATTCACAAGCAAAATTTACACCAAGAGCTGTGGCCAGGATAATGCACGGAATTGCAAGCCCGGCATATCCTTCTACCATTTGGTGTAGAACCCATTTTTG GGGAAGGTATACACATATAGACTTCAAGGTGGTGATGGAAGCAGCAAAGGCAGAACTGAAGAATTTGGTTGGAAAAGATACGCTCTAG
- the LOC130967568 gene encoding uncharacterized protein LOC130967568 isoform X1, with product MKEQVTELNSEKALIIDHHHEYDLSYLPYHITNLSPCNALLQIPNHAFINLYQLSSHFLHRCFLHCSIHQVFHHLICRYKERRWDVKQFVGSGGMPSSHSATVTALTASVGFQEGFGGPLFATALVLALIVMYDATGVRLQAGRQAEVLNQIVYELPAEHPLAESRPLRELLGHTPPQVMAGGLLGILTAVIGHLITVASS from the exons atgaaagaacaagtaACAGAACTAAACTCTGAGAAGGCGTTGATCATCGATCATCATCATGAATACGATCTTAGCTATCTCCCTTATCATATAACAAACCTCAGTCCATGCAATGCATTATTACAAATTCCCAATCATGCATTCATCAATCTTTACCAATTATCCTCTCATTTCCTCCATCGTTGCTTTCTTCATTGCTCAATCCATCAAGTTTTTCACCACTTG ATATGCAGGTACAAGGAAAGAAGATGGGACGTGAAGCAATTTGTTGGGTCTGGTGGAATGCCATCTTCTCATTCAGCAACTGTCACTGCTCTCACTGCTTCCGTTGGCTTCCAAGAAGGATTTGGAGGACCTCTTTTTGCCACCGCCTTAGTTTTAGCTCTTATT GTGATGTATGATGCCACCGGTGTAAGATTGCAGGCAGGACGCCAAGCAGAG GTTCTGAACCAAATTGTATACGAACTTCCTGCTGAACATCCTTTGGCCGAAAGCAGACCACTTCGTGAGCTTCTTGGACACACACCCCCTCAG GTCATGGCCGGTGGGTTACTTGGAATATTAACTGCAGTAATTGGTCACCTAATAACCGTGGCTAGTAGTTAA
- the LOC130967568 gene encoding uncharacterized protein LOC130967568 isoform X2: MHYYKFPIMHSSIFTNYPLISSIVAFFIAQSIKFFTTWYKERRWDVKQFVGSGGMPSSHSATVTALTASVGFQEGFGGPLFATALVLALIVMYDATGVRLQAGRQAEVLNQIVYELPAEHPLAESRPLRELLGHTPPQVMAGGLLGILTAVIGHLITVASS; encoded by the exons ATGCATTATTACAAATTCCCAATCATGCATTCATCAATCTTTACCAATTATCCTCTCATTTCCTCCATCGTTGCTTTCTTCATTGCTCAATCCATCAAGTTTTTCACCACTTG GTACAAGGAAAGAAGATGGGACGTGAAGCAATTTGTTGGGTCTGGTGGAATGCCATCTTCTCATTCAGCAACTGTCACTGCTCTCACTGCTTCCGTTGGCTTCCAAGAAGGATTTGGAGGACCTCTTTTTGCCACCGCCTTAGTTTTAGCTCTTATT GTGATGTATGATGCCACCGGTGTAAGATTGCAGGCAGGACGCCAAGCAGAG GTTCTGAACCAAATTGTATACGAACTTCCTGCTGAACATCCTTTGGCCGAAAGCAGACCACTTCGTGAGCTTCTTGGACACACACCCCCTCAG GTCATGGCCGGTGGGTTACTTGGAATATTAACTGCAGTAATTGGTCACCTAATAACCGTGGCTAGTAGTTAA